The Lycorma delicatula isolate Av1 chromosome 8, ASM4794821v1, whole genome shotgun sequence DNA segment AATTACAGaacgattaataaattaatatgttaaaagaattaaCTGTTTTCTTACGTATaaacaaaatacttaaattaataagtcataaaatatattttgggtaTATTATGcagctataaatatataaattatataaaaattaatttaagtcttttaatatattaaattataaaagagtttaccttatagaaagaataaaaacataaatatataataatatcgttattaattatatatacaaatatattcttataataatagttaaaattaaattacaaatattaatcaaagcgtaatttatttggaaataatcATTATTGTTACAGCACGTATGATGTTGCATCAAGCTTGACCTTGGAAACGCACTGTGACAACTCGACGTGTTTCGGTCGGATGGTAGGTCAGTCGGTCACTAATTCGTTATTCGTGAAACGTTAAGTACGTCATCATCATGCtcgtatatattaaaaacataccgTATAATAAGCAAATATGTTACATGATtgtatctataattaattatctttctacGATAACTTTTTCTGTAAGAATAGCGATCCTTTTTTACGCCATCGAttagtatatgtgtgtgtgtatatatattattattataattattatcgatACGTCAATATTCAGTAACTTGTAGTGAGTATTTCCAGTGTTACTAGCTGTCCGTGTTCTTTGCTCTCTGATCATAATTCGTAAACTTCTCTTCCGTTGCACCTGTTTGTACGAGATCGTTTCTGTTTGTTGGCTTCTCTTACGCGTTGAGGGCTGGTGTACGAATACATATTATATCCCGGTATTATATGCACCCTTACGTCGCCAGAAGGACGCGCAGGATCGCCCCTAGATCGTCTAGAAAACGTAACCGTGGTTTTACAACAACAGTAATTAAATAGACTAATATAGGCGCTACGAAAATGACGGTTTAATATACAGTAAAGAAGATTGTTTATGCACGATTTGCTTAAAGCTAACCACGCTAGATTATAAAAGAGTCTCGGCGATATATTCTGTATCGATCCGACTCCTAATATTATACCGAAAGGtaaccaaaatacaaaaaatacaaagaagCTGTACATATTTGTTTTCATCAGTGAATAATCCCAGGTAAAAGCGACCGGCGGTTTGAAACCGGGATGTGATCGCGCCACATGAACCTGATAAACTATTCTCATGTATAAAGCGAACGTTAAAATCGCCGGTATAACCACAAACAATATGGCGACTGTCGCTTGATACGGTACGACACCGTTAACTTTACGGTTACAATAATCCGGGCCTAAATCGTATAAAAATTGTAGTACGTCGGCTGTCGTGCAAGCAATCCATATACCGAGAATCGTTAAAGTTACCGATCTCGGTGTTAACAACGCGTACCATTCTGGAGCGAGACATAAACGGCTGTAACTTTCTGCGGCTGCAGCGGCTAGCGACAACACAGTTACTAACCAACAAAGTATGGCGAGAAACCACTGAAATTGGCAAACCGGCGGCGAATCGTGCAAACCGGCGAGTATTACGACGGCCGAAGCCGGCATAACCACACCGGTTATTAATAAGTCGGCTAATGCTATATTGACAATAAATGCGTTACCTCTTCGTTTTAAGTAATCTTCTATCATAACGGCGCTTATCATATAAACGTTACCGACGCTTCCGATTACTGCTAAGCCCACCACTAATAGAAGTCGTGCTACTCGACTCCAGTCTGAACTAAGAGTGACCGGCGAAATATCTGTCGTTACATTACTTCCCaccatctgtaaaataaaattaaaaaaattattctttttatctatAACAATCGtcgatgaaaaattatacaatttgtaaaaaaacttatatcTAAGCTCTTGCGTACGACGATACTCTACACTTACCGAGTCGCTTgctttacatgaaaataaaaaaaacaaaaatatacagtatGTCGTGGGAGTGTCGGTCAAATTTAACGGACCGATTCAGGacgtcaaaataaacaaaaaagtgtgTGGGAACAGATGTCTTGAAAAGAAAATCGATACCTTATTTGTCAAACGGGTTAATAAACGTCTGAGTTGTGGCTGAAATTGATAAAGCGGATCGCAAAATTTgtgcagtctgacaattttgtcTGCGTTTGCGCTTTCActaatcgaattaaaaataatttctattactaGAAATAATCAAGCAGGTATAAAATACCTCCCAAAGTAACGTAAAAGTCAACATGTGCGACGATATCGTGAATCCAAATCACAAACCGATCCGATAACATTAACAGTAGCCGATATTCTGTACGTACAGAACAAACGAGCACACCTTTACATATTCGGAACATTATAAGATATATTGtacaaaaactatataataaataatacactgaTACAGTTTTCGATCACATTTGCACTTTTCGATCGCATTTTCAACGATTGTCTTCtatcttaacttaaaaaaaaaaaaaaaaacagtcatcaATAATACCGATTTGAGTAAACGATATTAAAATATGGTAGTAAAAGCGATTGAAAGCGTTATAATGTGAGTTTTGAAaactttatgtttaataaatttgattaggTTTGTCGTTAACtcgaaactgaaaattaattgtaaaacaagATTTTCGCAAAACCGCTTACAAAAAATAATCGCGTGATATCTAAAATGATTTAAGAGACTTTAAGTAAGATTTTAAATCGTCATCCGATCTGCCGATGTAATTAATGTCAATCGATTTGTACTTCGTTTAAccttattattaaacatttagaattattagttttatatacattttgttaacatttatcgGTCGGCGACCGACCTTTACAATTTCAAGTATTGGAGGACCATTTTAAATACATCCTAAAAGTACTAGATATACTGGACGACAGGTTGCCAAGAAATCCGGCTCACTAACTTACTGATAGAGCGTTGATTTAGGGTTTGGTTTGATAAGTGGAAAAGTCTAGGTTAGAAAGTTTTTCCAATCCTCAGAATAGAAGCTTACAGACGGggtattttaatgactttttgaAACTTGAGGAAAAAAGTGAGATTACGTAGGTGGATAGATGTCTAGGCTTCGTTTCATCATCTGTATCTTAAACCGAATACAAATTTATTCgataatttgtgtaatataacCGATAAGAATTAAGTTGGATTTACGAATCTAATTTTGCAAGCGACAGGATCTTTGAGGATTTCTTAACAGAAGGCTATTCATGAAATAAAGAGTAGTCTTGTGTTCTTTGTGTTTAGTGGAAATGAGAAGACGTAGCTCATTTTACGTGTCGGCGGACTAATTTTTCTGAATGTGGGAAGCTATTCTTTTAGAAATTAAacggatgaatttttttattttataaactgtgaAAATCAGGATTGTTTTTGTACAGTATATATGACAGCTGAATTTGcctgtaaaataattgtaattctgAGCGATAACTCGAGCGACTTCAATTTTGTTCAAACTTTAATATACCGAGAGCAGATGCgcttaggatcaggaaaacacaaCATCTAAAAATCGGAAAGCAGATTTGGAGGTGTCCAAAGGTTCCTGACAtggaataactgaaaaataatagaagaatacatCAAAGAATGTTCATCACCGAGAAAGAAACTGTAAATCGTTACAGGttttaggaaaaacaaaaacGAGTGAAAAAATACACCTGGActgacaaaagaaaagaaaaacataggaaaattgaAGAAGATGTGggagaaaaagaaattgaaaaagtgaattatttgaaataacgTAGTTCACAATggctaaaattaagaaaagattctAAAAGCGCATATTTCTTTATCGTTACTGGATTGCTGTTAAGTTTGGCATACACAAAGTTTTCTTACCGATCTGCTTATCATTCAGATTTCTACTGAGGTTAAATATTTTGTCGAAATAATTTCAGTAGGGaagtacgattttttttatatattgtaaaaaagagagatgaaagaaatttttttacgaaaGCAATTCAACAATTTTCAAGCATCTGTTGATattaattttggttattcatCCTGCTAGCCAAGACAAATGACCGTAGcgatactgttttattatttatattgtttttttacattttattattaatatcattgaattgaaaaaaactttcaataaattaattaaaataaaaataattctattagaaTGAAGAAAACATTATCAAACAATTGAGAATCCCATCAAATAATTAAGACTGCAAAAcataattgttaaaacatttatgaaacacatactctatataaaatatttttattacttattctttaatttttagaattctatTTGCAATACCTACCAGGTATTATGGAACGGTGAAATATAAGGAAATTCAGTTAggcaaatttcttaaaataatttctcttcaaGTTCAATTTCTCTTCATGCAGTGCAATAGATATTGAACCAGCTATTGTAGGTAATTGCTATATTATGTTATCTGTttctttgtttgctttttttggcatccatttataatttttttttggaacataTTAAACAGGGTTTGTTCGTTACCAGTGAGAAAATTATAGAGGATTTGTGaactgttaattaaaatgttGCATCTGAAAAAATTAGAGTACAGAGTCTTTGTTCGAATCcatgaaaaacaaacattaactcAGAATAAAACCCTGtttaaaagaagtatatatatatatatatatatactagctgtacccgccacgcttcgctgtggcacattgtggttgcatggatgataaatgagaaacaaaacaaagcatacgtttcatagaagtttaattttgcaatacttgtggatatacaatattttttgttt contains these protein-coding regions:
- the LOC142329244 gene encoding uncharacterized protein LOC142329244 produces the protein MVGSNVTTDISPVTLSSDWSRVARLLLVVGLAVIGSVGNVYMISAVMIEDYLKRREKDQKKEKGSEKQEGLG